The following coding sequences are from one Lepisosteus oculatus isolate fLepOcu1 chromosome 19, fLepOcu1.hap2, whole genome shotgun sequence window:
- the zfand2a gene encoding AN1-type zinc finger protein 2A isoform X2 → MEFPNLGEHCSEKSCKRLDFLPMKCDACQEIFCKDHITYVNHKCTSAYKKDVQVPVCPLCNTPIPVKRGEMPDIKVGEHIDRDCKSDPAHRKRKIFTNKCSKGGCKQKEMIKVTCEQCHLNFCLKHRHPLDHDCTSDGHPLSKTGHAAVMRSQAAAASAAAPPAGKAASSRSVPNGLSGRARSQPSRAAAAPAAAPPRSASLQAGMSEEQALQRALEMSLAESATSTQQSLSPQEQEDLALAQALAASEEEYQRQQQRQQVSRTVTSQ, encoded by the exons ATGGAGTTTCCAAACCTGGGAGAGCATTGCTCAGAGAAGTCCTGCAAACGCCTGG ATTTTCTTCCCATGAAATGTGATGCTTGTCAAGAGATTTTCTGTAAAGATCACATTACTTATGTAAATCACAAGTGTACCTCGGCATACAAAAAG GATGTTCAGGTCCCGGTGTGCCCTCTGTGCAACACCCCCATTCCTGTGAAAAGAGGAGAAATGCCCGACATTAAAGTTGGGGAGCACATTGACAGAGACTGTAAATCTGACCCTGCTCATCGAAAGAGAAAG ATTTTTACAAACAAGTGCTCCAAGGGTGGCTGCAAACAGAAAGAAATGATCAAAGTGACTTGTGAACAGTGTCACTTGAACTTCTGTCTGAAACACAGACATCCTTTGGATCATGACTGTACGTCTGATGGCCATCCCCTCTCTAAAACTGG ACACGCTGCTGTAATGAGATCCCAGGCAGCGGCTGCCAGCGCTGCAGCCCCCCCTGCTGGTAAAGCAGCCTCCTCCAGGTCTGTTCCCAATGGGCTGAGTGGAAGAGCAAGATCCCAGCCAAGCAG AGCAGCCGCAGCCCCAGCCGCAGCCCCTCCTCGCTCCGCGTCCCTGCAGGCTGGAATG AGTGAGGAGCAGGCCCTGCAGAGAGCTCTAGAGATGTCCTTGGCGGAGTCGGCGACCAGCACACAACAGTCACTCAG CCCCCAGGAGCAGGAGGATCTGGCCTTGGCTCAGGCCCTGGCAGCCAGCGAAGAGGAGTACCAGAGACAGCAGCAGAGACAACAGGTATCCAGAACAGTTACCAGTCAGTAA
- the zfand2a gene encoding AN1-type zinc finger protein 2A isoform X1: protein MEFPNLGEHCSEKSCKRLDFLPMKCDACQEIFCKDHITYVNHKCTSAYKKDVQVPVCPLCNTPIPVKRGEMPDIKVGEHIDRDCKSDPAHRKRKIFTNKCSKGGCKQKEMIKVTCEQCHLNFCLKHRHPLDHDCTSDGHPLSKTGHAAVMRSQAAAASAAAPPAGKAASSRSVPNGLSGRARSQPSRAAAAPAAAPPRSASLQAGMSEEQALQRALEMSLAESATSTQQSLSPQEQEDLALAQALAASEEEYQRQQQRQQAKQSSCSMS, encoded by the exons ATGGAGTTTCCAAACCTGGGAGAGCATTGCTCAGAGAAGTCCTGCAAACGCCTGG ATTTTCTTCCCATGAAATGTGATGCTTGTCAAGAGATTTTCTGTAAAGATCACATTACTTATGTAAATCACAAGTGTACCTCGGCATACAAAAAG GATGTTCAGGTCCCGGTGTGCCCTCTGTGCAACACCCCCATTCCTGTGAAAAGAGGAGAAATGCCCGACATTAAAGTTGGGGAGCACATTGACAGAGACTGTAAATCTGACCCTGCTCATCGAAAGAGAAAG ATTTTTACAAACAAGTGCTCCAAGGGTGGCTGCAAACAGAAAGAAATGATCAAAGTGACTTGTGAACAGTGTCACTTGAACTTCTGTCTGAAACACAGACATCCTTTGGATCATGACTGTACGTCTGATGGCCATCCCCTCTCTAAAACTGG ACACGCTGCTGTAATGAGATCCCAGGCAGCGGCTGCCAGCGCTGCAGCCCCCCCTGCTGGTAAAGCAGCCTCCTCCAGGTCTGTTCCCAATGGGCTGAGTGGAAGAGCAAGATCCCAGCCAAGCAG AGCAGCCGCAGCCCCAGCCGCAGCCCCTCCTCGCTCCGCGTCCCTGCAGGCTGGAATG AGTGAGGAGCAGGCCCTGCAGAGAGCTCTAGAGATGTCCTTGGCGGAGTCGGCGACCAGCACACAACAGTCACTCAG CCCCCAGGAGCAGGAGGATCTGGCCTTGGCTCAGGCCCTGGCAGCCAGCGAAGAGGAGTACCAGAGACAGCAGCAGAGACAACAG